The proteins below are encoded in one region of Deltaproteobacteria bacterium:
- a CDS encoding M23 family metallopeptidase has protein sequence MLVRVGLAFGVVVLALIGALAHYFQVVGKVAENELIRAENLELQNRWREAEQKFSHINDELDRVKRLNANLRHITSLNDPDRKLSMAQPDMGQMAPEFVGGGIATEPAQAGIGAVGTGRPPAAGGEGRMIADGDARPGTGDDSDLLKQLDSLDKKVKAQEQEARALKSYFEDQQALLASAPSIWPVRGWVTSDFSVRLDPYTGERVMHEGIDIATGMGTPVRAPADGTVVFAGQEGGYGHVLVLDHGYGLKTRYGHLQSINVKLGEKVKRGQFVAAVGNTGRSTGPHVHYEVRVNGVADNPRKFILEE, from the coding sequence ATGCTCGTGCGCGTGGGCCTGGCGTTCGGCGTGGTGGTGCTGGCCCTGATCGGCGCGCTCGCCCACTACTTCCAGGTGGTCGGCAAGGTGGCCGAAAACGAGCTGATCCGCGCCGAGAATCTCGAGTTGCAGAACCGCTGGCGCGAGGCGGAGCAGAAGTTTTCCCACATCAACGACGAGTTGGACCGCGTCAAGCGCCTCAATGCGAACCTCCGCCACATCACTTCGCTCAACGACCCCGACCGCAAGCTGTCCATGGCGCAGCCGGACATGGGGCAGATGGCGCCGGAGTTCGTTGGCGGCGGGATCGCCACGGAGCCTGCACAGGCCGGAATCGGCGCCGTCGGAACCGGCAGGCCGCCTGCGGCTGGCGGCGAGGGCCGGATGATCGCTGACGGCGACGCCAGGCCGGGAACCGGCGACGACTCCGACCTGCTCAAGCAGCTCGACAGCCTGGACAAGAAGGTCAAGGCGCAGGAACAGGAAGCGCGCGCGCTCAAGAGCTATTTCGAGGACCAGCAGGCTTTGCTCGCATCGGCGCCGTCGATCTGGCCCGTCCGCGGCTGGGTGACCTCCGACTTCTCCGTCCGCCTCGACCCGTACACCGGCGAGCGCGTGATGCACGAAGGAATCGACATCGCAACCGGCATGGGGACGCCGGTGCGCGCTCCTGCCGACGGGACCGTGGTCTTCGCCGGCCAGGAAGGCGGCTACGGGCACGTCCTCGTACTCGACCATGGCTATGGGCTGAAGACGCGCTACGGCCACCTCCAGAGCATCAACGTGAAGTTGGGCGAGAAGGTGAAGCGGGGACAGTTCGTGGCGGCGGTCGGGAACACTGGCCGCAGCACCGGGCCGCACGTCCACTACGAGGTCCGGGTGAACGGCGTCGCGGACAACCCGCGCAAGTTCATTCTTGAAGAGTGA
- the secA gene encoding preprotein translocase subunit SecA, producing MFNYVLRKIVGTKNQRELKRMQPLVARMNERESWAKSLSDEQMREQVRAWRKEVADTPELQKSAALDRILPDCFTLTREASVRALGMRHFDVQLIGGVGLHRGMIAEMKTGEGKTLVATLPCVLNALEGKGVHVVTVNDYLAKRDAEWMGRLYRHLGLSVGCVVHGLTDRQRQKEYGADITYGQNNEFGFDYLRDNMKFRLADYVQRELHYAIVDEVDSILIDEARTPLIISGPSEESTDKYYKINKVIPGLVRDRDFTVDEKARSVVLTDEGVEKVEGKLGVPNLYDPEQIETLHHVEQALRAHTLYRKDHEYVVKDGEVIIVDDFTGRLMPGRRWSDGLHQAVEAKENVKIENENQTLATVSFQNYFRLYTKLAGMTGTADTEASEFAQIYKLEVLVIPTNRVNIRKDLQDTVYKTEREKFKAVCDDVEERWKKGQPVLVGTVSIAKSEVLSGLLKKRGVSHDVLNAKQHEREAEIVAQAGRKGRITISTNMAGRGTDILLGGNPEFLAKREVGAEPNPLEIEGRLVQARVEKAKAEGDGKFAPVTAAEVEQVYRAEYAAWKERHDGAVAKYRDQCTKEHDEVVSLGGLHILGTERHESRRIDNQLRGRSGRQGDPGSSKFYLSLEDDLMRIFASDRIAKLMDTFGVQENEPIEHPWLTKAIEGAQTRVEGQNFDIRKNLLEYDDVMNQQRKTIYGMRKEVLAAAAGVPLVWFTEDPKTKKKTRHERVVGWKDQEEHLYDLLEDLIIEIVDEAVPRGKSDEFDTKALQVRAREQFNVDMGFEGAAPDKEKLQLDIFNVVEKKLKTKFEALGDDFRLYTQWLYLNTIDQLWKDHLLQMDHLRQGIHLRGYGQKDPKIEYKKEGFELFQIMKGRIAASTIAMVMRVEPVQQQAATPQPAQGRTSASLPPLPQRRQQQTIETHGESPTASGGQGGTAVQNQTAPIVRAGPRVGRNDPCPCGSGKKYKKCHLPLEEGGAPAE from the coding sequence ATGTTCAACTACGTTCTTCGCAAGATCGTCGGCACCAAGAACCAGCGCGAGCTGAAGCGCATGCAGCCGCTCGTCGCGCGCATGAACGAGCGCGAGAGCTGGGCGAAGTCGCTTTCGGACGAGCAAATGCGCGAGCAGGTGCGCGCCTGGCGCAAGGAGGTGGCCGACACGCCGGAGTTGCAGAAGTCCGCGGCGCTCGACCGCATCCTTCCCGACTGCTTCACGCTGACCCGCGAGGCCAGCGTGCGGGCGCTGGGGATGCGTCACTTCGACGTGCAGCTCATCGGCGGCGTCGGTCTGCACCGCGGAATGATCGCGGAGATGAAGACCGGTGAGGGCAAGACGCTGGTCGCGACGTTGCCTTGCGTGCTGAACGCCCTCGAAGGCAAGGGCGTGCACGTGGTCACCGTCAACGACTACCTGGCGAAGCGCGACGCCGAGTGGATGGGCCGCCTGTACCGGCACCTGGGCCTGAGCGTGGGGTGCGTGGTGCACGGCCTGACCGACCGGCAGCGGCAGAAGGAGTACGGCGCGGACATCACCTACGGACAGAACAACGAGTTCGGTTTCGACTACCTGCGCGACAACATGAAGTTCCGCCTCGCCGACTACGTCCAGCGCGAGCTGCACTACGCCATCGTCGACGAGGTCGACTCCATCCTCATCGACGAGGCACGCACGCCGCTGATCATCAGCGGGCCCTCCGAGGAATCGACCGACAAGTACTACAAGATCAACAAGGTGATCCCCGGCCTGGTCCGCGATCGCGACTTCACCGTCGACGAGAAAGCGCGCTCGGTGGTGCTCACCGACGAGGGCGTGGAGAAGGTCGAGGGGAAGCTCGGCGTCCCCAATCTCTACGACCCCGAACAGATCGAGACGCTGCACCACGTCGAGCAGGCCCTGCGGGCGCACACGCTGTACCGCAAGGACCACGAGTACGTGGTGAAGGACGGCGAAGTGATCATCGTCGACGACTTCACCGGGCGCCTGATGCCGGGGCGGCGCTGGAGCGACGGCCTGCACCAGGCAGTGGAGGCCAAGGAGAACGTCAAGATCGAGAACGAGAACCAGACGCTCGCCACGGTCTCGTTCCAGAACTACTTCCGCCTCTACACCAAGCTCGCGGGAATGACGGGGACGGCCGATACCGAGGCCTCCGAGTTCGCGCAGATCTACAAGCTGGAAGTGCTGGTCATCCCCACCAACCGCGTCAACATCCGCAAGGATCTTCAGGACACCGTCTACAAGACCGAGCGCGAGAAGTTCAAGGCGGTGTGCGACGACGTCGAGGAGCGCTGGAAGAAGGGGCAGCCAGTGCTGGTCGGCACGGTCAGCATCGCCAAGAGCGAGGTGCTCTCCGGCCTTTTGAAGAAGCGCGGAGTTTCGCACGACGTGCTGAACGCGAAGCAGCACGAGCGGGAAGCGGAGATCGTCGCCCAGGCCGGACGCAAGGGTCGAATCACCATCTCCACCAACATGGCCGGCCGCGGCACCGACATCCTTCTCGGCGGCAACCCGGAGTTTCTCGCCAAGCGCGAGGTCGGCGCGGAGCCGAATCCGCTGGAGATCGAGGGGCGGCTGGTCCAGGCCCGCGTCGAGAAGGCCAAGGCGGAAGGCGACGGGAAATTCGCGCCGGTGACCGCCGCGGAAGTGGAGCAGGTCTACCGCGCCGAGTACGCCGCCTGGAAGGAGCGCCACGACGGCGCCGTCGCCAAGTACAGGGACCAGTGCACGAAGGAGCACGACGAGGTGGTGTCGCTCGGCGGCCTGCACATCCTCGGCACCGAGCGGCACGAATCGCGCCGCATCGACAACCAGCTCCGCGGGCGTTCCGGCCGGCAGGGGGATCCCGGGTCCTCCAAGTTCTATCTCTCGCTGGAAGACGACCTGATGCGCATCTTCGCCAGCGACCGCATCGCCAAGCTGATGGATACGTTCGGGGTCCAGGAGAACGAGCCCATCGAGCACCCCTGGCTGACCAAGGCCATCGAGGGCGCGCAGACGCGCGTCGAGGGGCAGAACTTCGACATCCGCAAGAACCTGCTCGAGTACGACGACGTGATGAACCAGCAGCGCAAGACGATCTACGGCATGCGCAAGGAAGTGCTCGCTGCCGCCGCCGGCGTTCCGCTCGTCTGGTTCACCGAGGACCCGAAGACCAAGAAGAAGACCCGCCACGAGAGGGTGGTGGGCTGGAAGGACCAGGAGGAGCACCTCTACGATCTCCTCGAAGACCTGATCATCGAGATCGTCGACGAGGCGGTCCCGCGCGGAAAGAGCGACGAGTTCGACACCAAGGCCCTCCAGGTCCGCGCGCGCGAGCAGTTCAACGTCGACATGGGGTTCGAGGGCGCCGCTCCTGACAAGGAGAAGCTCCAGCTCGACATCTTCAACGTCGTCGAAAAGAAACTGAAGACGAAGTTCGAGGCGCTCGGCGACGACTTCCGCCTGTACACGCAATGGCTCTACCTGAACACCATCGACCAGCTCTGGAAGGACCACCTGTTGCAGATGGACCATCTGCGCCAGGGCATCCACCTGCGCGGGTACGGACAGAAGGACCCGAAGATCGAATACAAGAAGGAAGGTTTCGAGCTCTTCCAGATCATGAAGGGCCGCATCGCCGCGAGCACCATCGCGATGGTGATGCGCGTCGAGCCGGTGCAGCAGCAAGCGGCCACTCCGCAGCCGGCGCAGGGCCGCACTTCTGCCTCGCTGCCGCCGCTGCCGCAGCGCCGGCAACAGCAAACGATCGAGACCCACGGCGAGTCGCCGACGGCGTCGGGTGGCCAGGGCGGCACGGCGGTGCAGAACCAGACGGCGCCCATCGTTCGCGCCGGGCCGCGCGTCGGCCGCAACGATCCTTGCCCGTGCGGGTCGGGGAAGAAGTACAAGAAGTGCCACCTTCCGCTCGAGGAAGGCGGCGCACCCGCCGAGTAG
- a CDS encoding Stp1/IreP family PP2C-type Ser/Thr phosphatase, with the protein MEARADAFRSAARTDTGMKREHNEDSWLVNEDLGLYVVCDGMGGHAGGETASRLAVQTIEKELMSAKLRVDDPFSAQTALPESPLAGALREAVEGACAAVFRISRANPDLAGMGTTCISLLVHGDHAIVGHVGDSRAYLVRDAQVWQLSEDHSLVNEQVRAGLLTEEEAKHSRLKNIITRSVGFEEDVLVDVVGVETRSGDKFLLCSDGLSNLIDTDEIRDAVVRTDVAQVPDLLIQLANSRGGDDNITVVAVQRIE; encoded by the coding sequence ATGGAAGCCCGTGCTGACGCGTTTCGCAGTGCCGCCCGGACCGATACCGGGATGAAGCGCGAGCACAACGAGGACAGCTGGCTGGTCAACGAGGACCTCGGGCTCTACGTCGTCTGCGACGGGATGGGCGGCCACGCGGGCGGCGAAACCGCAAGCCGCCTCGCGGTGCAGACTATCGAGAAGGAGCTGATGTCCGCGAAGCTGCGCGTCGACGATCCGTTCTCCGCGCAGACGGCGCTGCCCGAATCGCCGCTGGCCGGCGCCCTCCGCGAAGCGGTGGAGGGCGCGTGCGCGGCGGTGTTCCGGATCAGCCGCGCCAATCCTGACCTCGCCGGGATGGGCACCACCTGCATCTCACTGCTCGTTCATGGCGATCACGCCATCGTCGGACACGTCGGCGACAGCCGCGCGTACCTGGTCCGCGACGCCCAGGTCTGGCAGCTCTCCGAAGACCACTCGCTCGTCAACGAGCAGGTGCGCGCGGGGCTTTTGACCGAGGAGGAGGCAAAGCACAGCCGCCTCAAGAACATCATCACCCGCTCGGTCGGATTCGAGGAGGACGTGCTCGTGGACGTGGTCGGCGTGGAGACGCGCTCCGGCGACAAATTTCTGCTCTGCTCGGACGGCTTGTCGAACCTGATCGACACCGATGAGATCCGCGACGCGGTGGTTCGCACCGACGTTGCGCAAGTGCCGGACCTCTTGATCCAGCTCGCGAATTCTCGCGGTGGCGACGACAACATCACCGTCGTCGCCGTGCAGCGCATCGAGTAG
- a CDS encoding DUF2339 domain-containing protein, translating to MLEASMSEDGNPRSLEGRVAALEWEVRQLRGELIRTQGAGSRPSGAPPPLAAAAVEARFDTSAPARSTASSSRPAVEARSASRASPLDLETLVGRYGMLGLATLLALAAIGTFVSWAVARGLLGPTTRVAVGLVAAAAIAAAGLKLRSRSRSFGDSLLALALAAVHVCAWAAGPSLGLVPAPLALAFSALSSVALGAFALLEADEPLWCVGFGGACVAPFVTSTGQGTAPMLAAYATAVLVAGGSGLASRRWFVAGRIFAAGTTLFVVALLAMPAAQNAPLFAVGLPLVVAGFAVLPFARGEVLRPRLRTMGLLAAVASVRLAIAPLQWMGASGAAIAVGIAGCAWLVLLELSDGEPAGRLLDGLGESEEGPAAWIDGAVLPGLFLAALGIVLGRDAAPAFGVAAIVLLASAARRSEAVRDALAASTWAAAMTATWLTTGTVPTLAVSSLAWASIVLVWLGLLWVPSATWMWTSRLSLTAVGLWALALFAVRPQYELIPLASVESASAFAVALAWAAAAHAARKDDDEFSRFSARAGLGAFLFLWGHHELVHAISPNASSLLLIGYYAVTSVGFVGWGRARHSARLRRIGLGLGLIAAFLALRGAWQLPSAGTRIAAYLLVSVFLLGIAWWYRQPDEEAMPQTVH from the coding sequence ATGCTGGAGGCATCTATGTCCGAAGACGGGAATCCGCGTTCGCTGGAAGGTCGCGTTGCGGCACTCGAATGGGAAGTCCGGCAGCTCCGGGGCGAGCTGATCCGGACGCAGGGCGCGGGCAGTCGTCCGTCCGGCGCGCCGCCGCCACTCGCCGCCGCCGCGGTCGAGGCCCGCTTCGATACGTCCGCTCCTGCACGCTCGACGGCGTCGTCGTCGCGACCAGCGGTCGAGGCACGTTCTGCATCGCGGGCATCGCCGCTCGACCTCGAGACGCTGGTCGGTCGCTACGGCATGCTCGGGCTCGCAACGCTGCTGGCGCTCGCCGCGATCGGGACGTTCGTGAGCTGGGCCGTCGCCCGCGGGCTGCTCGGGCCGACGACGCGCGTGGCGGTGGGCCTCGTCGCTGCCGCAGCGATCGCCGCCGCTGGCCTGAAGCTGCGTTCGCGCTCGCGCTCGTTCGGCGATAGCCTCCTCGCGCTGGCGCTCGCCGCTGTCCACGTCTGCGCCTGGGCGGCGGGGCCGTCGCTGGGACTCGTCCCGGCGCCGCTGGCCCTCGCGTTCTCCGCTCTGTCGTCCGTCGCGCTCGGCGCATTCGCACTCCTCGAAGCAGACGAGCCGCTCTGGTGCGTCGGGTTTGGCGGCGCGTGCGTCGCGCCGTTCGTCACCAGCACGGGCCAGGGGACGGCGCCCATGCTCGCGGCGTACGCCACCGCGGTTCTGGTGGCCGGCGGGTCGGGATTGGCATCGCGGCGCTGGTTCGTGGCCGGCCGCATCTTCGCCGCTGGAACGACGCTGTTCGTCGTCGCGCTTCTCGCAATGCCGGCGGCGCAGAACGCGCCGCTATTCGCCGTCGGGCTGCCTCTGGTGGTCGCCGGCTTCGCGGTTCTCCCATTCGCGCGCGGCGAAGTGCTGCGTCCGCGCTTGCGGACCATGGGGCTTCTCGCGGCGGTCGCATCGGTTCGTCTCGCCATTGCACCGCTGCAATGGATGGGAGCCTCCGGAGCGGCCATTGCCGTTGGGATCGCCGGGTGCGCCTGGCTTGTCCTCCTCGAGCTCTCCGACGGAGAACCTGCGGGCAGGCTGCTCGACGGTCTGGGCGAGTCCGAGGAAGGCCCGGCAGCGTGGATCGACGGCGCGGTCCTTCCGGGACTGTTCCTCGCCGCTCTGGGCATCGTTCTCGGTCGAGATGCGGCGCCTGCCTTCGGCGTCGCGGCAATCGTTCTGCTTGCGTCCGCCGCGCGGCGGTCGGAGGCGGTGCGCGATGCGCTCGCGGCGAGCACCTGGGCCGCGGCGATGACTGCGACGTGGCTGACCACCGGAACAGTCCCGACGCTCGCCGTATCGTCGCTGGCCTGGGCGTCGATCGTCCTCGTCTGGCTCGGACTTCTCTGGGTGCCGAGCGCGACCTGGATGTGGACCTCGCGTCTCTCGCTGACCGCCGTCGGCCTCTGGGCGCTGGCGCTCTTCGCGGTGCGGCCGCAGTACGAGCTCATTCCGCTGGCGTCCGTCGAGTCGGCCTCCGCCTTCGCGGTCGCGCTGGCCTGGGCCGCTGCGGCCCATGCGGCGCGGAAGGACGACGACGAATTTTCGCGATTCAGCGCGCGCGCAGGTCTCGGGGCGTTTCTCTTCCTCTGGGGCCATCACGAGCTGGTCCACGCCATCTCGCCGAACGCGTCGTCCTTGCTCCTGATCGGCTACTATGCCGTCACCAGCGTCGGGTTCGTCGGCTGGGGACGGGCGCGGCATTCGGCGCGTCTCCGGCGCATCGGCCTGGGCCTCGGCCTGATCGCCGCCTTCCTCGCTTTGCGGGGCGCGTGGCAATTGCCCTCCGCCGGCACGCGGATCGCGGCGTATCTGCTGGTCAGCGTCTTCCTGCTCGGGATCGCCTGGTGGTACCGGCAGCCTGACGAAGAGGCCATGCCTCAGACCGTTCACTGA